The sequence AACCAATCTAACTCCATCATCTCTCCATCCTCTCCGTAAAAATGCAGCCAGAGAGCGTGAACACCATTCGTATAATCAACAGGAAATGTTAAGGTCTGCCATTCATAGCCCGCTTCCGTACTCATTTCGATCAATGCCAGGCGCTGATGCCACGGCTTGTCGAGTGAAGCGACCATCTTGCCGCCTTTGCTTCCGGGTTTTATCCTGATGGTGATGCTATCCACGCCTTGGCCAAAATCAATGTATTTCCAGGCTGCTTTGTCGCCGCTGTAAATTTGGGTGAGTTGTTCGTTATTTGGCTCAAACTGCTCAATTCTCAAATTGCCATTGAGGATGCAGGCCCATTCGGCCTCAATCCTGGATGTGGCATCAATTGGCGGTGCAGCTCCCTGCGAGGTCATCTCCACTTCCGGAATTGATCCATCTGCAAGGACTTCGATCGGTTCCACGCAGGCCTTGCGCATCTTGTTGCAGCCATGCGTGGAACGGTGGTAAAACACATACCACTGCCCTTTGAACTCGGCGATGGAGCCGTGATTGTTCCAGTTGCGCGGGTTACAGTGGTTGTTGTCAATAATAACGCCCCTGTATTCGTACGGGCCGAAAGGGGTTTTTGAAGTGGAATAACCCAGACAGGTTGGAATATCACCCCGGCTGATATCGGCATAAATCAAATAATAAAGTCCGTTTATTTTGGTCATGAACGCGCCTTCATGGAAATGATGCCCGCCTTCAGTCAGGATGCTGTCTTTAATGGTTTCCGTCAGGAGCTCCGTCAAGTTGGGTTTCATTACAGCCATTTTCAATGAGAACTGTCCCCAGAGATAATAGGCTGTGCCATCATCATCAATAAAGACGTCCGGATCAATTTGGTTGTAACC is a genomic window of Bacteroidales bacterium containing:
- a CDS encoding family 43 glycosylhydrolase, with the protein product MKTALTFFSLVLVAMLASAQNPISPPGVCIADPTARVWNDGKLYIYGSVDESCAYYCSHHHHALVSADVLNWQLVENIFTSKGEGDGVTYNETVLFAPSAAYKDGIYYMYYCQPDREFAEGVATSASPTGPFTGGMPIDLKGYNQIDPDVFIDDDGTAYYLWGQFSLKMAVMKPNLTELLTETIKDSILTEGGHHFHEGAFMTKINGLYYLIYADISRGDIPTCLGYSTSKTPFGPYEYRGVIIDNNHCNPRNWNNHGSIAEFKGQWYVFYHRSTHGCNKMRKACVEPIEVLADGSIPEVEMTSQGAAPPIDATSRIEAEWACILNGNLRIEQFEPNNEQLTQIYSGDKAAWKYIDFGQGVDSITIRIKPGSKGGKMVASLDKPWHQRLALIEMSTEAGYEWQTLTFPVDYTNGVHALWLHFYGEDGEMMELDW